A genome region from Euphorbia lathyris chromosome 4, ddEupLath1.1, whole genome shotgun sequence includes the following:
- the LOC136227495 gene encoding uncharacterized protein, whose protein sequence is MESLNNSDQAIQIPSKTKPLPKRFVKNQIPDSILNDPSLNAAISVLPSNYSLEVHKCVWRIRSSGAKRLALQLPEGLLMYSLILSDIFTAFASVTHCFVLGDVTYGACCVDDLSALALGADLLIHYGHSCLVPIDNTKIPCLYVFVDIKINVERLVSTIKLNLEAYKSIILAGTIQFASAIREAKPELETLGLSVLIPQSKPLSAGEVLGCTAPKISSNALIGGFSDTVAVFVADGRFHLEAFMIANPGIRVFRYDPYMGKLFLEEYDQKGMKETRKGAIERAKEARNWGVVLGTLGRQGNPRILDRLEKKMREKGLLHTVFLMSEISPIRIGLFEDSIDAWIQIACPRLSIDWGEAFRKPLLTPFEAEIALGDLPGWWEKEKSVGCCNAGGSCSDDGDYPMDYYAQDGGAWNSSYMKKATRPLRRNVLASSGNAAAL, encoded by the coding sequence ATGGAGAGCTTAAACAACAGTGACCAAGCTATTCAGATACCCAGCAAAACGAAACCCCTGCCGAAACGTTTCGTCAAAAACCAGATACCAGATTCAATCCTTAACGATCCATCTCTCAACGCCGCCATTTCCGTCTTGCCATCCAATTACAGCTTGGAGGTTCACAAGTGCGTATGGCGCATTCGCTCTTCTGGTGCTAAGCGTCTTGCTCTTCAATTGCCCGAGGGCCTGCTTATGTACTCCCTAATTCTCTCCGATATTTTCACCGCCTTCGCCTCCGTCACACACTGTTTCGTACTCGGAGACGTCACTTACGGCGCTTGTTGTGTCGACGATCTCTCCGCTTTAGCTCTTGGCGCTGATCTTCTAATTCACTACGGCCATAGTTGTTTAGTCCCAATCGACAACACCAAAATTCCTTGCCTTTACGTCTTCGTCGATATAAAAATCAATGTCGAGCGACTGGTTAGTACTATCAAACTCAATTTGGAGGCATATAAAAGCATTATCCTTGCAGGTACTATTCAATTTGCTTCCGCCATAAGAGAAGCGAAGCCTGAGTTGGAAACTTTGGGGCTTTCGGTTTTGATCCCTCAGTCGAAGCCTTTATCTGCAGGAGAAGTTCTAGGTTGCACCGCGCCCAAAATATCATCTAATGCGTTAATTGGGGGTTTTAGTGATACAGTAGCGGTGTTTGTGGCGGATGGGAGATTCCATTTGGAGGCGTTTATGATAGCCAATCCAGGAATTAGAGTGTTTAGATATGATCCTTATATGGGGAAGTTGTTTCTCGAGGAGTATGATCAGAAGGGAATGAAGGAAACTAGGAAGGGAGCAATTGAGAGAGCCAAAGAAGCCAGAAATTGGGGGGTTGTGTTGGGTACACTTGGTAGACAAGGGAATCCAAGGATTTTGGATAGATTGGAGAAGAAGATGAGAGAAAAGGGATTGCTACACACGGTTTTTTTGATGTCAGAGATTAGTCCAATTAGGATTGGTTTATTTGAAGATTCAATTGATGCTTGGATTCAAATTGCCTGTCCTCGGCTTTCAATTGATTGGGGAGAGGCGTTCAGGAAGCCACTTTTGACACCTTTTGAGGCAGAGATTGCACTTGGGGATTTACCAGGCTGGTGGGAGAAGGAGAAGAGTGTAGGATGCTGCAATGCTGGTGGTTCATGTAGTGATGATGGAGATTATCCCATGGATTATTATGCTCAGGATGGTGGGGCGTGGAATTCCTCTTATATGAAGAAAGCAACTCGCCCTTTAAGAAGAAATGTCTTAGCTTCTTCTGGCAATGCTGCTGCTTTGTAG
- the LOC136227464 gene encoding large ribosomal subunit protein eL13z yields MVKHNNVIPNGHFKKHWQNYVKTWFNQPARKTRRRVARQKKAVKIFPRPTAGPLRPIVHGQTLKYNMKLRAGRGFTLEELKAAGIPKKLAPTIGISVDHRRKNRSLEGLQSNVQRLKTYKAKLVVFPRRARKSKAGDSAPEELATATQVQGEFMPIVREKPSVELVKVTEEMKSFRAYNKLRLERTNARHVGVRMKRAAEAEKEEKK; encoded by the exons ATGGTGAAGCATAACAATGTTATTCCTAATGGGCACTTTAAAAAGCACTGGCAAAATTATGTCAAGACATGGTTTAACCAACCCGCTAGGAAAACAAGGAGACGTGTGG CTCGTCAAAAGAAAGCTGTGAAGATCTTCCCTAGACCAACAGCAGGACCTCTTCGCCCAATTGTTCATGGACAGACATTGAAGTACAACATGAAATTGAGGGCTGGTAGAGGGTTTACACTTGAAGAACTCAAG GCTGCTGGAATTCCAAAGAAACTTGCCCCTACAATTGGCATATCTGTTGACCATAGAAGGAAAAACAGATCTTTGGAGGGACTTCAATCCAATGTTCAGAGATTGAAGACATACAAGGCCAAACTGGTTGTCTTCCCAAGGCGTGCTCGCAAGTCTAAG GCTGGGGATTCTGCCCCTGAGGAGTTGGCAACAGCAACTCAAGTCCAAGGAGAATTCATGCCAATTGTGCGTGAGAAACCATCCGTGGAGCTTGTTAAGGTGACTGAGGAGATGAAGTCATTCAGGGCATACAACAAGCTTCGATTAGAGCGGACAAATGCGCGCCATGTTGGTGTTAGGATGAAAAGAGCTGCAGAGGCCGAGAAGGAAGAGAAGAAGTAG